A window of Macrotis lagotis isolate mMagLag1 chromosome X, bilby.v1.9.chrom.fasta, whole genome shotgun sequence contains these coding sequences:
- the RXFP3 gene encoding relaxin-3 receptor 1: MKEAVSWGSGLLGLFPDLLDLGNASSNTSLMMRELLRGLELERPDGMAGQFPSSSIRGSTGTDSPAGAVVRILLSVVYSVVCALGLLGNLLVLYLMKSKQGWRKSSINLFVTSLALTDFQFVLTLPFWAVENALDFTWPFGKAMCKIIATVTAMNMYASVFFLTAMSVARYHSVASALRSLRPGGQGRGGGWRRVLRLGRGCGCCLSAKALCVSIWVLAVLASLPHAIFSTTATVMDEELCLVRFPDKPRIGDSQFWLGLYQTQKVLLGFVLPLGVISLCYLLLVRYISERPVGGGGGAGLEPGSASASGKGSSSAAGASARRRSKVTKSVTIVVLSFFLCWLPNQALTTWGILIKLNVVPFSHEYFLSQVYVFPVSVCLAHSNSCLNPILYCLMRREFRKALKNLLWRIASPSLTSMRPFTATTKPEPEEQALQTLAPLHASVEPELLYCPPGVVVYSGGRYDMLPTSSGEQRY; the protein is encoded by the coding sequence ATGAAGGAGGCTGTCTCTTGGGGGTCTGGTCTCTTGGGCCTGTTCCCGGATCTGCTGGACTTGGGAAACGCAAGTAGCAACACTTCACTAATGATGAGGGAGCTGCTTCGGGGCCTGGAGCTGGAGAGACCAGACGGCATGGCAGGCCAGTTCCCAAGCTCGAGCATACGCGGTAGCACTGGCACTGACAGTCCAGCCGGAGCAGTAGTGAGGATCCTTCTAAGTGTGGTATATTCAGTGGTGTGTGCCTTGGGACTGCTGGGCAACCTCCTGGTCCTGTACCTGATGAAAAGCAAGCAGGGCTGGCGTAAGTCTTCCATAAACCTCTTTGTCACCAGCCTGGCTTTGACCGACTTCCAGTTTGTGCTCACCTTGCCCTTCTGGGCGGTGGAGAACGCACTAGACTTCACTTGGCCTTTCGGCAAGGCCATGTGCAAGATCATCGCTACCGTGACAGCCATGAACATGTACGCTAGCGTCTTCTTCCTCACGGCCATGAGCGTGGCGCGCTACCACTCCGTGGCCTCTGCTCTCAGGAGCCTCCGGCCCGGAGGACAGGGTCGCGGCGGTGGCTGGAGGCGAGTCCTCCGGCTGGGCAGAGGATGTGGCTGTTGTCTTTCAGCCAAGGCGCTTTGCGTGTCGATCTGGGTCTTGGCTGTGCTGGCCTCTTTGCCCCATGCCATCTTCTCCACCACTGCCACGGTGATGGATGAGGAACTCTGCTTGGTCCGCTTTCCGGACAAGCCGCGGATCGGGGATTCTCAGTTCTGGCTGGGGCTGTACCAGACACAGAAGGTACTGCTGGGCTTCGTTCTGCCTCTAGGGGTGATCAGCCTCTGCTACCTGCTCCTGGTGCGCTACATCTCCGAACGTCCCGTCGGGGGTGGTGGAGGCGCGGGCCTGGAGCCTGGTAGTGCCAGTGCTTCTGGAAAAGGATCCAGCAGCGCGGCCGGAGCTAGTGCCAGGAGGCGGTCTAAAGTCACCAAGTCAGTGACTATCGTCGTGCTGTCGTTCTTCTTATGCTGGCTGCCCAACCAAGCTCTGACTACCTGGGGAATCCTGATCAAGCTGAATGTGGTACCTTTCAGCCACGAGTACTTCCTAAGCCAGGTGTACGTGTTCCCAGTGAGCGTGTGCCTGGCCCACTCTAACAGCTGCCTCAACCCCATCCTCTACTGCCTCATGCGCAGGGAGTTTCGCAAGGCTCTGAAGAACCTGCTCTGGCGCATCGCCTCGCCCTCGCTCACCAGCATGCGCCCCTTCACGGCCACTACTAAGCCCGAGCCGGAGGAACAGGCTCTGCAGACGCTGGCCCCTCTGCATGCCTCGGTGGAGCCCGAACTCCTGTACTGCCCTCCCGGAGTCGTGGTCTACAGCGGAGGTCGCTATGATATGCTACCCACAAGCTCAGGGGAGCAACGCTATTGA